One window from the genome of Anaerococcus sp. Marseille-Q7828 encodes:
- a CDS encoding RraA family protein, whose protein sequence is MSFNNIINLKFERPERELIDQLKDFPVANLDDAMGRTSSLDQSIRPLNKTRLIGPAFTVRVAQGDNLFLHKAMDLANPGDVIVIDSLGTTNRAIFGELMANYCKLRGVTAMVTDGCVRDSDELEKWDDMAIYATGISPNGPYKNGPGEIGTEISLGGQAIRPGDILVGDSDGIVVIKPEDVTEVIKKVKEINKKEEKILETMKTDGTYDRPWVDETLKNLGVKVID, encoded by the coding sequence ATGAGTTTTAATAATATAATTAATCTAAAATTTGAAAGACCAGAAAGAGAATTAATAGACCAATTAAAAGATTTCCCAGTAGCAAATCTTGATGATGCAATGGGAAGAACATCATCTTTGGATCAAAGCATTAGACCATTAAATAAAACTAGATTAATAGGTCCGGCATTCACAGTAAGAGTTGCACAAGGAGATAATCTATTCTTACACAAAGCCATGGATCTAGCAAATCCAGGAGATGTAATAGTAATAGACTCCCTAGGAACAACAAATAGAGCGATTTTTGGTGAACTAATGGCAAACTACTGTAAGCTTAGGGGAGTTACTGCAATGGTAACAGATGGTTGCGTTAGAGATAGTGATGAGCTAGAAAAATGGGATGATATGGCAATCTATGCAACAGGAATCTCCCCAAACGGCCCATACAAAAATGGTCCTGGAGAAATAGGGACAGAAATATCTCTAGGGGGCCAAGCAATAAGACCAGGGGATATCTTAGTAGGAGATAGTGACGGTATAGTTGTAATTAAACCAGAAGATGTAACTGAAGTAATAAAAAAAGTAAAGGAAATAAACAAAAAGGAAGAAAAAATCCTTGAAACTATGAAAACTGATGGAACTTACGACAGACCATGGGTTGATGAAACCCTAAAAAATCTTGGAGTTAAAGTTATTGATTAG
- a CDS encoding sodium/glutamate symporter, whose amino-acid sequence MKLILDFMYLSLFLLLGWFIREKVTILQKVFIPSSVIGGLLLLIMGPQILNVVPISEGVSKYPSFLIIIILTCLVFGADLNVKRARSYADYTFVGAATYGAQLFFGVLVGLLLSKIWKGLPPNWGLVSIYSFFAGHGAAGSAAQLFIEGGYPDFMGIAMITSTIGLVSALSIGMPIVNWGIRKGYTEYVDKPEKLPADYFGGVKPVEKQVPIGRVKTSTAGINPIALQMAFIALCIMLGYAIRELGATYITEGFSKVNDIVLGIIGAIIIWPLMVKTGADQYVDKTTVTNISGFALEYLIVAAVGTINSAAMVSYIVPIIIYCVVMFAILTPLYIFGCKFFCKDEWFEKMVNMFGQCTGNAATGMTLLRCVDSKGQSASGDSSGMFLFFFMPIWVGMITLGPALAMGENGAIKLLGIGLGIMLVFYTIAFIFRRSADRK is encoded by the coding sequence ATGAAATTAATATTAGACTTTATGTACTTGAGCTTGTTTTTGCTATTAGGATGGTTCATAAGAGAAAAAGTTACAATATTACAAAAAGTTTTTATACCATCTTCAGTAATTGGTGGTTTACTTTTGCTAATTATGGGTCCACAAATATTAAATGTGGTACCTATATCTGAAGGAGTATCGAAATATCCATCTTTTTTAATAATAATTATACTTACCTGTTTAGTGTTTGGTGCTGATTTAAATGTCAAAAGAGCAAGATCTTATGCTGATTATACCTTTGTGGGTGCAGCTACATATGGAGCTCAATTGTTTTTCGGAGTATTAGTTGGACTGTTACTTTCTAAAATATGGAAAGGTTTACCACCAAACTGGGGATTGGTTTCAATCTATTCATTTTTTGCAGGTCACGGTGCAGCAGGATCAGCAGCTCAATTATTCATAGAAGGTGGATATCCCGACTTTATGGGTATTGCCATGATAACATCTACAATTGGTCTTGTATCAGCCCTATCAATAGGAATGCCAATAGTAAACTGGGGTATAAGAAAAGGTTATACTGAATACGTTGATAAACCAGAAAAATTACCAGCCGATTATTTTGGTGGTGTAAAACCAGTTGAAAAGCAAGTTCCAATTGGTAGAGTAAAAACTTCAACAGCAGGAATCAACCCAATTGCTCTACAAATGGCTTTTATAGCACTTTGTATAATGCTCGGATATGCTATTAGAGAATTAGGAGCAACATACATCACTGAAGGATTTAGCAAAGTGAATGATATAGTTCTTGGCATTATTGGCGCCATCATAATTTGGCCATTAATGGTAAAAACAGGAGCTGACCAATATGTAGATAAGACAACAGTTACAAATATATCAGGATTTGCCCTAGAATATCTAATTGTAGCAGCAGTAGGAACAATAAATTCAGCCGCTATGGTGTCATACATAGTACCAATTATAATCTATTGTGTAGTGATGTTTGCAATTCTAACACCACTTTATATTTTTGGTTGTAAATTTTTTTGTAAAGATGAGTGGTTTGAAAAAATGGTAAATATGTTTGGCCAATGTACAGGAAATGCTGCAACAGGAATGACACTTTTAAGATGCGTAGACTCAAAAGGTCAATCAGCATCAGGTGACTCATCAGGAATGTTCTTATTTTTCTTTATGCCAATCTGGGTAGGAATGATAACACTAGGTCCAGCACTTGCTATGGGGGAAAATGGAGCAATCAAACTATTAGGGATAGGATTAGGAATAATGCTCGTATTTTATACAATAGCATTTATATTTAGAAGAAGTGCTGATAGAAAATAA